A single region of the Brassica rapa cultivar Chiifu-401-42 chromosome A03, CAAS_Brap_v3.01, whole genome shotgun sequence genome encodes:
- the LOC103861970 gene encoding transmembrane protein 208 homolog, producing the protein MANQGAKKRKDENARHMAKLRRIIIACNVVYVIVRMVIFHSSFTWKHWIGLVVTSIGYGVPYKFLDGMAKPSVGDDGELIDGGFDMSTGGICGYLHDVVYITCFVQLASIISGKFWYTYLVIPAFGAYKASGLIRGFMSQGSEGGVEDEKTRKKREKLERKASRGQAVRTRSR; encoded by the exons ATGGCGAATCAAGGAGCAAAGAAGCGGAAGGATGAGAACGCTCGACACATGGCCAAGCTCCGTCGTATCATCATCGCTTGCAAC GTTGTGTACGTGATAGTGAGGATGGTGATTTTTCATTCGAGCTTTACGTGGAAGCATTGGATTGGTCTTGTGGTGACGTCGATAGGTTACGGTGTTCCTTATAAGTTTCTCGATGGGATGGCGAAGCCTAGTGTTGGTGATGATGGTGAGCTTATTGATGGTGGGTTCGACATGAGCACTGGTGGTATCTGTGG ATATTTGCATGATGTGGTCTACATCACTTGCTTCGTGCAGCTGGCATCTATCATCTCTGGAAAGTTCTGGTACACCTATCTAGTG ATTCCTGCATTTGGAGCTTACAAAGCTTCTGGGTTGATTAGAGGATTCATGTCACAAGGTTCAGAG GGAGGTGTAGAGGATGAGAAAACTCGCAAAAAGAGGGAGAAGTTGGAGAGAAAAGCTTCTAGAGGGCAAGCCGTCAGGACAAGATCACGATGA
- the LOC103861971 gene encoding autophagy-related protein 18b: MANQSSPSSSIYCASFNQDNSGFAISSKDSFKIFDSTTGRLCYKRAAGAFVIVEMLYSSDLLALVGAGEQASLSPRRLCLFNTTKGSPLKELNFLTSILAVRMNKKRLVVVLVEKTFVYDLNTLVMLDTIDTVPNPKGLCAFSPSLEGCFLAVPASTTKGAVLVYNVMDLQSHSEIDAHRSPLAAIALSSNGMYIATASEQGTLIRVHLVSESTKSYSFRRGTYPSTIYSLSFGPSTQLPDILIATSSSGSVHAFSLMLAINQRSKRSTSFLGSVLPDSVSDALDPAHHHVLQNAVSSGVRSYAVVRKVDKLEGTSSPSQFTSIRATVSVITYSGYFQEYTMSINSKNESLWTLEREFNLYPVISS, from the exons ATGGCGAATCAGTCGTCTCCATCTTCTTCTATCTACTGTGCTTCTTTCAATCAAGATAACAG tgGGTTTGCGATAAGTTCGAAAGATTCCTTCAAGATATTCGATTCAACTACAGGCAGACTCTGCTATAAACGAG CTGCTGGAGCTTTTGTTATTGTTGAGATGTTGTATAGCTCTGATCTTCTTGCACTTGTTGGAGCTGGTGAACAG GCTTCTCTATCTCCACGGAGACTCTGCTTGTTCAATACCACAAAGGGTTCTCCTCTTAAAGAACTCAACTTTTTGACTTCTATACTCGCTGTCCGTATGAACAAGAAACG GCTTGTTGTTGTGCTGGTGGAGAAGACATTCGTTTACGACTTGAATACGCTTGTTATGCTTGATACTATTGACACCGTGCCAAATCCAAAAG GTCTCTGTGCGTTCTCTCCGAGTCTTGAAGGCTGCTTCTTAGCTGTTCCGGCTAGTACAACGAAAGGAGCTGTTTTGGTGTATAACGTCATGGATTTGCAGTCTCACAGTGAG ATTGATGCACATCGTTCTCCGTTGGCTGCGATTGCACTCTCTTCAAATGGAATGTATATTGCTACAGCATCTGAGCAAGGAACTCTGATCCGAGTCCACCTGGTTTCTGAATCAACTAAG TCATATAGTTTCAGGAGAGGAACATACCCATCAACGATATACTCACTCTCTTTTGGACCGTCCACACAGCTACCGGATATATTGATTGCAACGAGCTCTTCAGGCTCCGTTCATGCCTTCTCTTTAATGTTGGCCATAAACCAAAG AAGCAAAAGGTCTACTAGCTTTCTTGGATCAGTTCTTCCTGACAGCGTGAGTGATGCACTAGACCCAGCACATCATCACGTGCTTCAGAATGCAGTTTCTTCCGGAGTTAGAAG TTATGCAGTGGTTAGGAAGGTAGACAAACTTGAAGGAACATCATCTCCATCTCAGTTTACATCTATTAG GGCGACGGTATCGGTGATTACATATAGTGGGTATTTTCAGGAGTATACGATGAGTATCAATAGCAAGAATGAATCGTTATGGACACTGGAGCGTGAGTTCAACCTCTACCCCGTAATCAGCAGTTGA
- the LOC103861972 gene encoding probable LRR receptor-like serine/threonine-protein kinase At4g30520 — translation MLNLNQLHLLYLFCFLCFSTPTLSSEPRNPEVEALINIKNGLHDPRGALNNWDEFSVDPCSWAMITCSSDNLVIGLGAPSQSLSGTLSESIGNLTNLGQVSLQNNNISGKIPPELGLLPKLQTLDLSNNRFSGEIPLSVQQLSTLQYLRLNNNSLSGPFPASLSQIPHLTFLDLSYNNLSGPVPKFPARTFNVAGNPLICRSSPPEICSGSITPSPLSVSLSSSSGGRSNRLAIALGVSLGFVVLFTLALSFFCWYRKKQRRLLILNLNDKQEEGIQGLGNLRSFTFRELHVATDGFSSKNILGAGGFGNVYRGKLGDGTMVAVKRLKDVNGTTGDSQFRTELEMISLAVHRNLLRLIGYCKTSSERLLVYPYMPNGSVALKLKSKPALDWNMRKRIAIGAARGLLYLHEQCDPKIIHRDVKAANVLLDECFEAVVGDFGLAKLLNHEDSHVTTAVRGTVGHIAPEYLSTGQSSEKTDVFGFGILLLELITGLRALEFGKTASQKGAMLEWARKLHEEMKVEELVDRELGTNYDKIEVGEMLQVALLCTQYLPAHRPKMSEVVLMLEGDGLAERWAASHNHSHFYHANISFKTNSSLSTTSHCNDPTYQMFGSSAFDDDDDQQPLDLLAMELSGPR, via the exons ATGTTGAACTTGAATCAACTCCATCTCCTCTACTTGTTCTGCTTCCTCTGTTTCTCAACTCCTACGCTCTCTTCCGAGCCTAGAAACCCCGAAG TGGAGGCgttaataaatataaagaaCGGTTTGCATGATCCTCGTGGAGCTTTGAACAACTGGGACGAGTTTTCAGTTGATCCTTGTAGCTGGGCTATGATCACTTGCTCCTCCGACAACCTCGTCATTGGCCT AGGAGCTCCAAGCCAATCTCTCTCGGGAACTCTATCTGAGTCAATCGGAAACCTCACTAATCTCGGACAAGT GTCATTGCAGAACAACAACATCTCCGGGAAAATCCCACCGGAGCTCGGTTTACTTCCGAAGTTACAAACTTTGGATCTCTCCAACAACAGATTCTCCGGCGAAATACCCCTTTCCGTCCAGCAGCTAAGCACCCTTCAATATCT GAGATTGAACAACAACTCATTGTCTGGGCCCTTCCCTGCCTCTTTGTCTCAAATCCCTCATCTCACCTTCTT gGACTTGTCTTACAACAACCTCAGTGGCCCTGTTCCTAAGTTCCCAGCCAGGACATTCAA TGTTGCTGGGAACCCTTTGATATGTAGAAGCAGCCCACCTGAGATTTGTTCTGGTTCAATCACTCCAAGTCCTCTTTCTGTTTCTTTGAGCTCCTCATCAG GAGGCAGGTCTAATAGATTGGCTATAGCTCTCGGTGTAAGCCTTGGCTTTGTTGTTTTATTTACCCTTGCTCTCAGCTTCTTCTGTTGGTACCGAAAGAAACAAAGAAGGCTACTGATCCTTAACTTAAACG ACAAGCAAGAGGAAGGGATACAGGGACTTGGGAATCTAAGAAGCTTCACGTTCAGAGAACTTCATGTAGCTACAGATGGTTTCAGTTCCAAGAACATTCTCGGCGCTGGAGGGTTCGGTAATGTCTACAGAGGAAAGCTAGGAGACGGGACTATGGTTGCAGTGAAACGGTTAAAAGATGTTAATGGAACTACAGGAGATTCACAGTTTCGAACCGAGCTAGAGATGATCAGCTTAGCTGTTCATAGGAACCTGCTTCGGTTAATCGGTTATTGCAAAACATCTAGTGAAAGGCTTCTTGTTTACCCTTACATGCCCAATGGCAGCGTCGCCTTGAAGCTTAAAT CTAAACCGGCTTTGGATTGGAACATGAGGAAGAGGATTGCGATTGGAGCAGCGAGAGGTTTGTTGTATCTACATGAGCAGTGTGATCCAAAGATCATTCACAGAGATGTCAAAGCGGCTAATGTACTCTTGGACGAGTGCTTTGAAGCAGTTGTTGGTGACTTTGGGCTTGCCAAGCTTCTCAACCACGAGGATTCTCATGTCACCACCGCGGTCCGTGGCACGGTTGGCCACATTGCGCCTGAGTATCTCTCCACTGGCCAGTCGTCTGAGAAAACCGATGTGTTTGGGTTTGGTATACTCTTGCTTGAGCTCATAACCGGATTGAGAGCTCTTGAGTTTGGTAAAACCGCTAGCCAGAAAGGAGCTATGCTTGAATGG GCGAGGAAGTTGCATGAGGAGATGAAAGTAGAGGAGTTAGTGGACAGAGAGCTTGGGACAAACTATGATAAGATTGAGGTTGGAGAGATGTTACAAGTGGCTTTGCTATGCACACAGTATCTTCCAGCACATCGTCCCAAAATGTCTGAAGTGGTTCTGATGCTGGAAGGAGACGGTTTAGCCGAGAGATGGGCTGCGTCGCATAACCATTCACATTTCTACCATGCCAACATCTCTTTCAAGACAAATTCATCTCTGTCTACTACTTCACATTGCAATGATCCAACTTATCAAATGTTTGGCTCTTCGGCtttcgatgatgatgatgatcaacaGCCTCTAGATTTGTTAGCCATGGAGCTATCTGGTCCAAGATAA
- the LOC103861974 gene encoding gamma-glutamyl peptidase 1, with translation MVDQKKFALFLATPDSEFVKKAYGGYHNVFVETFGDEGEHWDSFRVVDGEFPDEKDLEKYDGFVISGSSHDSFQNDPWILKLCEIVKKLDEMKKKVLGICFGHQIIARVRGGTVGRARKGPELKLGKITIVKDAITPGSYFGDEIPDSIDIIKLHQDEVLVLPEGAKVLAYSDKYEVEMFSIEDHLFCIQGHPEYNKEILFEIVDRVLRLGYIKQEMADAAKASMEGKGADRKLLETICKNFLKGRVPAN, from the exons atggttgaCCAGAAGAAATTCGCTCTGTTTCTAGCAACTCCTGATTCGGAGTTCGTTAAGAAAGCGTACGGAGGGTACCACAACGTGTTCGTGGAGACGTTCGGAGACGAGGGAGAGCATTGGGACTCGTTTAGAGTCGTGGACGGCGAGTTCCCCGACGAGAAAGATCTTGAGAAGTACGACGGTTTTGTTATAAGTGGAAGCTCTCATGATTCCTTCCAGAATGATCCTTGGATCCTTAAGCTATGTGAGATTGTCAAGAAACTTgatgagatgaagaagaaggttcTTGGCATCTGCTTTGGTCACCAg ATCATAGCTAGAGTTAGAGGAGGAACAGTTGGGAGAGCAAGGAAGGGACCAGAGCTTAAACTTGGAAAGATAACCATCGTGAAGGATGCAATCACACCAGGAAGTTACTTCGGAGACGAGATTCCAGACAGCATAGACATCATAAAACTACACCAGGACGAAGTGTTGGTGTTGCCGGAAGGTGCCAAAGTACTAGCTTATTCAGACAAGTACGAGGTGGAGATGTTCTCCATTGAAGATCATTTATTCTGTATTCAAGGACATCCAGAATATAACAAAGAGATTCTGTTTGAGATTGTAGATCGTGTTCTTCGTCTTGGCTACATCAAG CAAGAAATGGCTGATGCGGCAAAGGCCTCGATGGAGGGTAAGGGAGCTGACAGGAAACTTTTGGAGACGATTTGCAAGAACTTCCTCAAAGGCAGAGTTCCAGCTAACTAG